From Arcticibacter tournemirensis, one genomic window encodes:
- the def gene encoding peptide deformylase, producing the protein MKLPIVAYGDPVLKKKAVDITADYPELNKLIGDMFETMYNASGVGLAAPQIGLSIRLFVIDITDKEEPGLEDFKKVFINAQILDEQGSLWDFNEGCLSIPDVREDIKRLDTIRISYYDENWQHYEETYTGLPARVIQHEYDHIEGKLFTDKLSPLRRAMIKSRLDAISRGAIKVAYKMKFPAASKKR; encoded by the coding sequence ATGAAATTACCAATAGTGGCGTATGGCGATCCGGTTTTAAAAAAGAAAGCTGTTGATATTACGGCTGATTATCCTGAGTTGAACAAGTTGATAGGCGACATGTTTGAGACCATGTATAATGCAAGTGGTGTTGGTCTTGCAGCTCCTCAGATCGGACTTTCTATACGACTTTTTGTAATAGACATCACTGATAAAGAAGAACCCGGGCTCGAAGACTTTAAAAAGGTCTTTATCAATGCGCAGATTCTCGACGAGCAAGGCTCCTTATGGGATTTTAATGAGGGATGTCTGAGCATACCGGATGTAAGGGAAGATATTAAGAGGCTTGATACCATCAGAATATCTTATTATGATGAAAACTGGCAGCATTACGAAGAGACGTACACCGGCTTACCAGCGAGAGTAATTCAGCATGAGTACGATCATATCGAAGGAAAACTGTTTACAGATAAACTCAGCCCCTTAAGACGGGCAATGATAAAAAGCAGGCTGGATGCTATATCGAGAGGAGCAATCAAGGTAGCTTATAAGATGAAATTTCCGGCAGCTTCTAAAAAGCGTTAA